From the Carya illinoinensis cultivar Pawnee chromosome 4, C.illinoinensisPawnee_v1, whole genome shotgun sequence genome, one window contains:
- the LOC122306325 gene encoding zinc finger BED domain-containing protein RICESLEEPER 2-like, with amino-acid sequence MGDPVNDVDPVEEYENENSVGISLVEAISDNDRDTAQNSQAPNTMSTEGPSTEVQTGAYERKKRKRTSDVWKDFVEVDSNGVKQPQCKWCKNIFKASRSSSTTTLRRHLLTCLPYMGFKKKQKVLAVESKEADGAFTVSNFTYDRNRVRELASHMILYHEYPFSLMEHVVFNRFMSANTPYWEKMSQVAAKKECMRTYENEKTKLRALLKHVNKVHITNDMWTSCQKLSYMVVTCHFIDSDWHLQRRVLNFCNMPPPHTGLLIADALEKCFQSWGIENKISSITVDNASSNDVAIRILKNDFRLKKTLSVSGQLFHVRCYAHITNLLVQYGVGEIRDIVDCVRDAIKYLFKEVFPRYGDRDRCFEWVLTDEEWGQVENVCQLLAIFNEVTNIVYASDYPTANLFLSEIWRMKDILGKKSRDENEYVKSMVRKMSAKFDKYWGECNLLMSIAAVLDPRFKMVLIQFCFPLIYHGPEVAKNIDHVSVVLLELYNEYVHEYNSTVEAQREQDNARMNVFGSSSSVGTGRSMQGGQSLFKSFVRSVDTLQPSKSELDNYLEESIYICEEGSDASFDALEWWKINSLKFRTLSKLARDILATLITTVSSKSTFSAGDRVIDPHRASLKTETVQMLLCGSDWVRALYGLKRSSTNSMDVLSETHILLPQQ; translated from the exons ATGGGTGATCCGGTTAATGATGTTGATCCGGTAGAggagtatgaaaatgaaaactctgTTGGAATTAGCTTAGTAGAGGCCATATCTGATAATGATAGAGACACTGCCCAAAATTCTCAGGCCCCTAATACTATGTCTACTGAGGGCCCTTCCACAGAAGTTCAAACAGGAgcctatgaaagaaaaaaaagaaagaggacttCTGATGTATGGAAGGATTTTGTTGAAGTTGATAGCAATGGGGTTAAACAGCCTCAATGTAAGtggtgtaaaaatatatttaaagctTCTCGCTCAAGTTCTACCACTACATTACGTAGGCACTTGCTGACTTGTTTGCCATACATGGGgtttaagaaaaaacaaaaagtcttaGCAGTTGAGTCTAAGGAGGCAGATGGTGCCTTCACTGTCTCAAACTTTACCTATGATCGTAATAGGGTCCGAGAGCTTGCCTCTCATATGATACTTTACCATGAATATCCATTCTCTTTAATGGAACATGTGGTATTTAATAGATTCATGAGTGCAAACACTCCATATTGGGAAAAAATGTCTCAGGTTGCTGCAAAAAAAGAATGCATGAGAACTTATGAGAATGAAAAGACAAAGTTAAGGGCTTTGCTTAAACATGTGAATAAGGTTCATATCACAAATGACATGTGGACTTCTTgtcaaaaactttcatatatggTAGTGACATGTCATTTTATAGACTCTGATTGGCACCTTCAGAGGCGTGTCTTGAACTTTTGTAATATGCCACCTCCACATACTGGCCTTCTTATTGCTGATGCTTTAGAAAAGTGTTTCCAAAGTTGGGggattgagaataaaattagttCAATTACTGTTGACAATGCTAGTTCTAATGATGTTGCCATTCGGATCttgaaaaatgattttagatTGAAGAAAACATTGTCTGTAAGTGGCCAACTGTTTCATGTACGTTGTTATgcacatataacaaatttacTTGTACAGTATGGAGTTGGGGAGATTAGGGATATTGTTGATTGTGTTAGAGATGCTATAAAATATCTG TTCAAAGAAGTTTTTCCTAGATATGGTGATAGAGATAGATGTTTTGAATGGGTTCTAACTGATGAAGAGTGGGGGCAAGTTGAAAATGTTTGTCAACTATTagctattttcaatgaagtcacCAATATTGTATATGCAAGTGATTACCCAACAGCAAACTTATTTCTTTCTGAAATTTGGAGAATGAAGGACATCTTAGGTAAGaagagtagagatgagaatgagtacGTGAAATCAATGGTAAGAAAAATGAGTGCTAAGTTTGACAAATATTGGGGGGAGTGTAATCTATTGATGTCAATTGCTGCAGTGTTAGATCCTAGATTCAAAATGGTCCTAATccagttttgttttcctttaatttatcaCGGGCCGGAGGTTGCAAAGAATATTGATCATGTGTCTGTTGTGTTGCTTGAGTTATATAATGAGTATGTTCATGAATACAATTCAACTGTTGAGGCACAAAGAGAGCAGGATAATGCTCGAATGAATGTATTTGGTTCTTCCTCAAGTGTTGGGACTGGGAGAAGCATGCAGGGTGGCCagtcattatttaaatcttttgtTAGAAGTGTTGATACCTTGCAGCCTAGTAAATCAGAACTGGACAATTATTTAGAGGAGAGCATTTATATTTGTGAAGAGGGTTCAGATGCAAGTTTTGATGCCTTGGAATGGTGGAAAATAAATAGTCTCAAGTTTCGAACTTTGTCCAAACTGGCCCGAGATATTTTGGCTACTCTAATTACCACAGTTAGCTCAAAATCAACATTCAGCGCAGGAGACAGAGTCATTGATCCTCATAGAGCTTCATTAAAGACTGAAACTGTCCAGATGTTATTATGTGGGTCTGATTGGGTTAGAGCACTATATGGGCTTAAAAGATCATCCACAAATTCT ATGGATGTTTTATCAGAAACTCATATTCTCTTGCCACAGCAATAG